The Periophthalmus magnuspinnatus isolate fPerMag1 chromosome 12, fPerMag1.2.pri, whole genome shotgun sequence region AACATGAGCAGGATTTTCTCTGCTATAGCTGCTAAAATCTGATTCGGACTAGTGTGCTGTGTTGTGTGCTGGATGATCTGTTGGCAGATTAAAGACCAGTGGGAAGGGAAAGCTGGGTGACCATTTTGAACCAATGCCATACAAAAATGCTTAAGACATGAAGGGCTTGCTGAAGACGAAACTCCCTGCTTGTTTTCCACCTCATTTTGAAGCCCTTTTTTTGATGCTAATGTAATGCCATAGAGTGCTGTGGAGCCTAAGAAggcctgtctgtgtggaggGAAGAGGTTTGCTGCCAAAGGGgctcacatgtttgttttgtgtgcatGCTTGTAtctatctttttttgttttttaggatttttttcttctatcAATTTTTTACCCTGTGGTGGGTTGCAATAATCTATATTTTTAAGTGAGAGGCtattcagttcatatttcatcaTCGTCATGGTCAAGGTCCATTCATATAAATTATTTACAAGAGAAAGAAGGTTTagtaactttatttttaatgaaattttattttgtggacattttgaatatgtaATACTACAATGACAAGACATACTATACAATGACGATATGTTTttcttaatgtttttctttagttCCTCATGTCATTTAAGGTGTGTGAATATTACCATTGCTCTTGACTCCATCCAGTGGTACAATGTCATACTACAATTGGAAAGAAATGAGCAACACTCAATCTAAACCTGTTACatttgtcacctctctctctctctctctctctctctctctctctctcttctctctctctttctctctctctctctctctgtcactctctctttatttatttattttagttcttCAAATTTTGTATCACAATTACACCAACTCATTGCTGACAAGAGTTTCACATTCAGATGCTTtggttttctcacatttatttatattatattattatatttaacatgcacacacggacacacacttACACTACCAGACCAGTTTATTCCTTGTTTTACAACAGCCAAAACTCTCTTTAAAGCTCAGATGATGGATTTCTATTCTCAAGTTCTCTTACGGCTAGAACAATGTCATAGTGAACATTGAATgagtgatgtttttttgttttttcctccttATTTTGAAGTTGGTACCTTGttcataattatatatatatatatatatatatacagagagagagagagagacattcgTTTTCAAGTGTTTATTGTTGAGTTTCTTCTATTGTGATATCTGCTTTCCTGCAAAGACATTGGCACAACATACAGTAcaacacatcacatatacagTAGTTCTTATATGCTATGCTTTCCTTATTAAACAATGTGATGTTGCACAGGAAATATAGTGCCATAATTAACTATGAGAGTTTAAATATGATTAttataatacatgtatttaaatgCAGAACTGCTCATATCTGAGATGACTTCTTTATTATCCAAATGGTTTTCAGTCTCAGTGCAGCAGAAAACTTTCTGTCATTGTTTTAATGTATAACTAACAAACACATTGTTGCtaataaaacatgataaaagtCCATGGTATTTgcacacagtgcatctttttcATCTTTCAATAACATATTGACACAGGCCTGGCGCTTTCatgaataaaatgttaaaataaatagatacatttaatccAGTATCCTGATTAATGACATTGACAGTTAAAAAGATGAACTCCTCCAGTCGCAGTGTGTGGTTGATTGCAATAGGGACTggattttacttaaataaccttcaaataaaaataaatggtacAGATTTAGTCTAGAGTAGAGAGCATGAATTCTGAGTTTCCAGGGCTTTCACATCGAGGCCCTAACTCAAGATTTTGCCTTAACAAATGTTGAAAGTGTCATTAACGAGAAAGAGGTCACAGGTACAAGCTGGTGAGTATTAAATTCACATACACATGGAAAAATGGTCACCTCACCCTATCCTATGAACACAATCCAAAAAACTGCTCTTCCCAGTAGGCCAATGTGGATTTTTGGAGATGTACTGTAGTATGGGCTTCAACAAATCTCACTTCAGTTGTTatgccagtgtctgtgtaatccctcagttgtccaggtatgatccatagtaaaagaaaaattcaaatctgtcaactgttgTAGGAGCGatgatgtttcgctgctcatccaagcctcttcttcaattctggtcagattaggttagacagatataaggccagtAATCTGAGCACAATGAAGAACTGtcttagatgagcagcaaagCGTCTTcactactacatttttttttgtgtccagatttgaatttttcttttattatgtcaGGCCAGTGCAAATAAGGTTTGcatctggaagggcatctggcaaaCAACCTGCTTAATCAAGTTTCAAATAATGGCTcactcaagatcattttaattaCCATGCATATAAATAAGAATGTAAAGGGTATTCAACATATTCACTCAATATTAGCCACTTTTCAATGGTTTAACACATTACTTGACTGGTTAATTGTGTGAAGCAAACagcaactttcattttcatgacTTGCCATAATCGCTTCCAGAGTAAGCAGAGCTGGTAGCGTGGCCTTTGGAGGTGTATGGCTGTTTTATGACATGCTATGAATCATTGCCCTGGTTCGTGGGCCCTGCACTGTACAGCATAAGCCTACTCCCTCCCCTATCTGCTGTGACCTCCATTCTTTTGGGTCTCTTGTGCACTTTGCCATTGTGTGTTTGCAGGCACTGTGTTGAAATGAGATTGTTTATGTGATTTCAACACAATTCTCTATCAAATTTAATTAGATCAGatgtaatattgtttattttatcagtACAATATGGGCTCCACATGAAAAGGCCATGTCTGTTACCTGAATATTCATATAGGACCCGTGCATCTGATCAGCAAGTAACCAATTCCTTGCCGTGGAATAAGCTTAAATATTGTTTTGGATAGCCCACCAACCACACTTGAATACAGTTACCTGCCTTGCTCACCATTTTCCTCTACTGTCTTGTGCTCCTATTTTAAGAGAAAGGCCCTTTCCTCTGCTGCACTGTCTTTGCTTGGCTACGTGCCCACTGCCACTGAACCAAAGAGTGCTGGTCTTCTATTATAAATGGCTCTGCATGTCTGCTTGAGCCTGTAATAAATTGGGACCTAAAGCTGACTTTGTTTTAGAGCTGCAgcctattattattagtatcattattatatattatttttattatttatttttatttttttttctggagcACGCTTTATGCCCTTGGGAGAGAGCTTCAGACCCCTGTCTCTTAGGCCAAGCTttggtttgaataaaaaaaaaaaaatccaaatacaaacttaaaaagaaaatcaaCGTTTCTAATTGAGAAAAAAAGGCTACTGCAATTAAGGGCCCACAAGTGTCTAAGGCAGTGCAATATTATTGTAGAGGCAAAGTATTTTCTTGGATTTGCAACGTCTCAGGGATGACGTTGAGAAACCCGTTAAATAGAGTGCAATTTGAGATCTAGACAGGCACTCTAAAGTTCTAGTCAATTATTTTGTTAGGGGGAAATCTGCAGGCTAATTGGTCCAGCCTACTAATAGAACTATAGCCTATAGCCTACCTACAAGCATATTAAGTTGTTTAATTTAAACGAATAGCAGTACCATAAAATTGCATAAATAAACGTAGCAAAAAGTATTCTACTACTTTGCTGCCACCTTGTGATCAGGAACAGTGGCACAGAAACATTTTCTAGTCGCTGCATTTGAGCCGCAGCTTCCGCTTCAGAAccaatcagatctgttctgACGTGAACCGCCAAATGTTCAATACTTCCTGTTTGTTGTAGCGATTGTTTGACCAGTTAGAAAACTTCCATACGCATTAAATTCAAggcatttaaaacatgtttaaaggcaAAATGGATACAGATCAACCCAAAgaaaatcatttaaatattaCTAAAAATCGCAGTTCTACACCAGAGGGGAATGAGTTGAGACAAGTCCAGGGAAGGTAGGCCTCTCACTATTAAATAAGTTGTCAAGTTCTTGTGAAGTTGCACTATGAAACTTCTCTGGTAGAGGGTCCCCCACCTGCTGGccacatggagatgttatcgctttgcctggaatatgcCACAGTGTGGCTTTTAACTTATGTATGTCTTGCATCTGTTCAGTGACATGTGGTTGTACCTTAAGTCTGAACAGTGCATCTTTCAAGTCGTGACACATCTGCCCTTTTTGCATTATATATTCAACTGATTTACTTGTTCAGCGTTCAAGCTTAGTAAACCTGAGTTAGGGGGAATAAACTACTGGACAAACCACCAAGTTGTTCAATATTGATataaaatacagacttttatttTAGAACACCATGCTCCAAGTTCAAGAGAGTGCACTCCAATTTTAAATCACCCGTAAGTACCGTCATTTTAATCAAGGCTTTCTAATTCTATACACATAGCGCCCCTTTTTGTTTGATTGATGATTATGTGTCTTCACCTCACAGCTTCAAGTCCCAGGGAGTGCAAAAGTGAGCCCTGAGGAAGAAGTGTCCGAGctgcagaggagaagggagcAGCTGGACTCTGAGATAGCTCTGCTGGAGGCTGAGTGAGTGCAGCTGTGTCTGTTTATTCtgcctgtatttttgtgttggGTCCAATTAAAAATGAAGGCCTTCAGAGATGAGGGGAAAGGTCAGTGAGGTTGGTGGCTGGCCTGTTGAGTTTGTGCTGTAAGAATAGGCACCAGAAAAAATGATTCAGAAATATGTTCTATGACTGGTCAAtacaaatgaatataatgacAGTACTTTTGTACTCCATGGTAATTTATTTAGAAGAAACTGTAGTTTTTTTGTCATGAATGTCATTTTGGCAGTGTCACTATTCcaaaatcaaattttaaaaaatccattGTACCgtatatacaatatttttttgtttataacattatgttttaataaacagCATATAATAAAGTTTGGAGTGGTTGGACTCCTACTTGAAGAAACTCAATTATTCCCTGCCACCAGGAAATAAGCACATGGTGatttagttttgtgtttaaagtgcatgtgatgGGTTAGACTAGACTTTTTATTAAAACCTAGTTACTATTATATTAAAGATTTTACTAATAATTGTGCCTGGTTTTCTCTATTccaataattttacttcctgtttgacacatgcagcagatatgacatacatagaggtaattccataactgatCTATAGCAGTGATACTGTACACAAGGGCCAAAGCTCATCTAACTTACACAAtgattatttgacaaataaaaccaCATGACTACGCCATTAttctgttaaatgaaggtttaaactgtcagcaaaatATGTTCCTTGCGTATAAATtatctctgtattttggatagaattttctgtgttgatgacataggtagaggtatttTGTTTTAGAACTCGCCcctgcttcctgtatttttgtacttttctgctcAGCGTGTTTTCCACAAATTGCCCTTTAATGGATTTAAAACTCCTACATATTTACTACCAGTACTATTCCACCAAGCCAAGTAATGATTTGAAAACATCAAAACCTGTCATccctcccttagagatagggtgaggagctcggattagagccgctgctcctccatgttgagagaagccagctgaggtggctcgggcatctattcaggatgcctcctggacgcctccctagggaggtgttctgggcatgtcttccctggaggaggccctggggaagacccaggacacactggagggactatgtttctcggttggcctgggaacgccttggagtcccacc contains the following coding sequences:
- the swi5 gene encoding DNA repair protein SWI5 homolog produces the protein MFKGKMDTDQPKENHLNITKNRSSTPEGNELRQVQGRTPCSKFKRVHSNFKSPLQVPGSAKVSPEEEVSELQRRREQLDSEIALLEAEGYNVEELECHIDKLHEYNNIKDIGQSLLGRIAALRGTTTRDLYSHFGLDLDD